GGAAAACCCGATGTCGGCGGATCGGGTCCGGTGGGAACATATCCAGCGCGTCTATGAACAATGCGATCGCAATGTCAGTGAAACTGCAAGGCGATTGCATATGCACCGGCGCACGCTTCAGCGTATTCTCGCCAAACGGGGGCCGCGGTAATCCTGTTCTTTGCGGCATATTGATTGCCGCCTTATTCGGTGTATATTGGTTTTAATAAACCCATATAAAACGGAATACCGGATAAAATGAGCATCGATTTCGACAGCATGTCCCTGAAGGAAATGCGCGACCTGCGGACGAAACTGGATCGCGCGATCAATTCCTATGAGGACCGCAAGCGCCGCGAGGCCCTGAACGCGATCGAGGAAGCGGCCCGCGAACATGGCTTCAACCTGGCCGAGCTGACCGGCGCCAAGCCGCGCCGCGCGGGCTCGGTGGCGCCCAAATACGCCAATCCCGAGGATCCGACCATGACCTGGACCGGCCGCGGCCGCAAACCGCGTTGGGTCGTGGAAAGCCTGGATGCCGGCAAGGATCTGGAAGACCTCAAGATCTGATCGCGTCGATCAGCCCCATCAGTTCGGCGTGGCGGTCCAGATAGGCCCGCCGCGTCTCGGACGGGGGGCGCAGCGCGATGGTCAGCCCCGCCAGCGCGTCGTCATCGGGCAGGGGAAACAGGCGCACCGCCTCGGATGGCGCGAATCCCGCGATGGTCACCGCCTCCAGCCGGGCCGAGATCCGGTCCGCCGCCTTGATGCGCCGCTTGACCGCCATGGGCAGGGTCGCGGGCAGGCCGAAGCGCCGGTGAATCGCCGATGTCAGCCTTTCGTCCATCGCCCCGTATTCCGCCCCGAGCGCGGCCTTCACCGGCGAGATCATGTCCCCGATGACATATTCCGGCGCGTCATGCAGCAGCGCCGCCAGCCGCCAGCGCGGCTCCGCATCGGGATTGTCGCGGGCGAAGATCTGTTCCACCAGCAGCGAATGTTCCGCCACCGAATAAGGCCAGTCGCCCCGCGTCTGGCCGTTCCAGCGCGCGACGAAGGCCAGACCATGGGCGATGTCGCCGATCTCGATATCGACGGGGGTCGGGTCCAGCAGGTCCAGGCGGCGGCCCGACAGCATCCGCTGCCATGCGCGGGGGCGACGGGCCGCCATGGCGCGATCAGGACGGGGTCTGGTCGGCGGGGACCTGATTCTGCGCCTGCGCCCGGCGCGCCAGTTCCTGGCGATAGAGCGCCACGAAATCCACCGGATCCATGTTGAAGGCCGGGAAGCCGCCGTCGCGCGTCATATCCGAGATGATCCGGCGCACGAAGGGGAACATCATCCGCGGGCATTCGATCATCAGGAAGGCATGCAGCTGATCCTGCGGCACGCCGTCGATCTGGAAGACCCCGCCGTAATCCAGCTCGGCCAAAAACAGCGTCGCGCCGTCGGCCTTGTTGGTCGAGGTGACGCGGTATTTCGAGATCACCTCGAACTGTGTCTCGGTGCCACGCTTGCGGGCGTCCAGGCTGACCTGAACGGTGATCTCGGGCTGGACCTCGCCCTGGGGGGCGCCCTTCTGGGCGACGGCGTTTTCAAAGGACAGGTCGCGGATGAACTGGGCCAGGACCTGCATCCGGGGCTGGACGGGCTGGGCGGCCTGACCGTTGGTCGCACCATTCTGGGTGCCGTTCGGGGTGCCGTTCTGCGGGGTGTCTTCAGCCATGATCCTACCTCTTGGTCTTTCGTGTTCGCCCGCTTGATAGCAGGCCCGTCAATGCCGGGTCCAGCCCGACCCTTTCGTGCCGCGGGGCGGGCGGGGCGTCTCGTCGATCTCGGGGGCAGGTCGACGGGGGGCGGGGGCGCGGGCTCGTCGACGACGTAATCGCCGTCGATCACCCCGTCGCCATAGGGCGGGCGATGCGGATCGCGCCGCGGGCCCACCCGCGTCACGGTGACGCGCTTGGCCACCTGACGCATCACCGCGTCGCGGATCCTCGGCACCAGCAGCGCCAGCCCCACCGCATCGGTGAAGAATCCCGGCGTCAGCAGCAGCATCCCGGCCACCAGGATCATGACCCCATGAGCCAGCGGGCGGGTGGGGTCGCGCATCTCGCCGAAACTGGTCTGGATCTCGCGCCAGGCGCGGTCCCCCTGGGCGCGCATCAGCGTTGTGCCGATGACCGCGGTCAGGATGACGATGGCCAGCGTCGGCCACAGCCCGATCAGACCGCCCACCTGGATGAACAGCGCGATCTCGACGATCGGCACCACCAGAAACAAGACCAACAGCCGCATGGCGAATTCCCCTTCCTGCCGGCGCTGAAACTGGACTTGCGCCGAGGCGTTCCCTACATACTGCAAAGACCGTCCGATACCAACGACCCGAATTGACCAGAGGTTGCCTGCATGTCCAACCCGCTTCTTCAGCTGATCGTCCTTGCGGGGATCGCGATTTTCCTCATCCTCAGGCTGAGGAACGTGCTGGGGACGCGTGACGGTTTCGAACCCGGCCCGGTCGACCAGCCCCAGCAGGCGCCCGCCCGCTTCGAGGTGATCGAGGGCCGCGCCGACGAGGTCGATCACGACATTCTGGACCATGCCGAGGAAGGCACCCCCGCCGCCGCCGCCTTGGCCGCGATGAAGCAGGTCGAGCCCGATTTCGGGGTCCGCGACTTTCTGGGCGGCGCGCGCCAGGCCTATGAGATGATCCTGATGGCCTTCGAGCATGGCGACCTGTCCGAGGTGCGGCCCTTTCTGGCCGATCCCGTGGCCGAGGCGCTGCAGGCGGTCATCGACCAGCGCGCCGCCAACAACCAGACGGTCGAGGCCCAGTATCTGGGCACCCGCGACACCTCGCTGGCGGCGGCGGAATTCGACCCTGTCTCGGGGCTGGCCGAGATCTCGGTCCGCTTCACGGGCGAGCTGATCGCCGCGACCCGCGACGCGGACGGCACCGTGATCGAGGGCGACCCCAAGGCGTCCCGCAAGCAGAAGGACCTGTGGACCTTCGCCCGCCACATGGGTCAGGACGACCCGAACTGGCAGCTCGTCGCGACCGGCTGATGCCGCGCCGGCGGGGGCTGACGCCCGAGGATCGCGACATCTGGTCCCGCGTGGCGCGCACCGCGCAGCCGCTGGACCCCAGGCAAAAGGGCAAGGCCGCCGATCTGGCGGCCTTTGCCGATGATGCCGGCACCACGCCCCCGTGGCCCCCAAGGCCAGCCCGGCCCCCGCGCCGCGCAACCCGCTGCCCGCCTTCCGCATCGGCCAGGCTGCGCCGCGCGGCGCCCCGGCCCTGCCGCGCCCCTCATCGCCCGCCGATGATCTGGCCCGTGCCGATCTGCGCATGGATGCCCGCACCCATCGCAAGATGAGCCAAGGAAAGCTGCGCCCCGAGGCGCGGCTGGACCTGCACGGCCTGACGCTGGCCGCCGCGCAGCCGCGCCTGCAGCATTTCGTGCTGTCCTGCCATGCATCGGGTCTGCGTCTGGTGCTGGTGATCACGGGCAAGGGGCGGGGCGATCACGGCCCGCTGCCGGTCCGTCCCGGCGCGCTGCGCCATCAGGTGCCCTATTGGCTGCACAGCGCGCCCCTGTCGGCGGTCGTCCAGCAGGTCAGCGCCGCCCATTTCCGCCACGGAGGCGAGGGCGCCTATTACGTCTATCTGCGCCGCTTCGCCTGACCGGGGTCAGAGGCGGACATTCGCCTTGGGCCCGGCGAACCACCAGATCACGAATCCCACCACCGGCAGGATCAGGATCAGCGCGATCCACAGCAGCTTGGACTGCATGGCGGCATTCGTGTTGATGATCTGGGCGATGGCCCAGACATTCAGAACGAAGACGATGATACTGAACAGCCATCCCATCGGACCGGTCCCCCTGATGTGTCAGCCCCCGAACCCCGCAACCGGGGCCGGGGTTCCGCCACGTCACAGCACGTAGCGCGACAGGTCCGTGGACCGCGACAGATCGCCCAGGTGCCGTTCGACGAAATCGGCATCCACGCTGACCGATTGACCGCTGCGGTCGGGGGCGTTGAAGGACAGCTCCTCGAAGACCCGCTCGATCACGGTATAGAGCCTGCGCGCGCCGATATTCTCGACGGATGCGTTGACCTCGGCCGCGATGCGCGCCAGCGCGGCGATGCCGTCTTCGGTGAAATCGACCGTCACGCCCTCGGTCTGCATCAGGGCGGTGTACTGCCGCGTCAGGGCATTGTCGGTCTCGGTCAGGATGCGGGTGAAATCCTCGACCGTCAGGGCGCGCAGCTCGACCCGGATCGGCAGGCGGCCCTGCAGTTCCGGCAGCAGGTCCGAGGGTTTCGCCACATGGAACGCGCCCGAGGCGATGAACAGGATGTGGTCGGTCTTGACCGCCCCGTATTTCGTGCCGACCGTCGTGCCCTCGATCAGCGGCAGCAGGTCGCGCTGGACCCCCTCGCGGCTGACATCGCCGCCGCGCGCGTCGCTGCGCGCGCAGACCTTGTCGATCTCGTCGATGAAGACGATGCCGTTCTGCTGGACATTCTCCAAGGCGGCGGCCTTGACGGCGTCATCATCCAGCAGCTTGTCGGCCTCCTCGGCGATCAGCAGCTCGTAGCTTTCCGCGACGGTGACCTTGCGGCGCACCCGGCGCCCGCCAAAGGCCTTCATCAGGCCCGACAGGTCCATCATGCCGCCCATGGACTGGCCCGGCTGGCCCGGCATTTCGATCCCGCCCAGAGGGTTGGAATTGTCCTGCACCTCGAGCTCGATCACCGTGTCGTCCAGCTCGCCGCGCTTCAGCTTGTCGCGGAACATCTGGCGGGTGCCGTCGCGGGCATCCTTGCCGGCCAAGGCCTCGACGACCCGCTCCTCGGCGGCCTTGTGGGCGCGGGCCTTGACCGCCTCGCGCATCCGCTCGCGCGTGTCGATCATCGCGGCATCCGCCAGATCGCGGATGATCTGTTCCACATCGCGACCGACATAGCCGACCTCGGTGAACTTGGTCGCCTCGACCTTGATGAAGGGCGCATTGGCCAGCTTGGCCAGGCGGCGGCTGATCTCGGTCTTGCCGACGCCGGTCGGGCCGATCATCAGGATGTTCTTGGGATAGACCTCGTCGCGCAGGTCGTCGCCCAGCTGCTTGCGCCGCCAGCGGTTGCGCAGGGCCACGGCCACGGCGCGCTTGGCGTCGCTCTGCCCGATGATGAAGCGGTCCAGCTCGGACACGATCTCGCGGGGGGTCAGATCACTCATGTCGTTCTCCACGGGGTCGGCGCATCTGCACCGCGCGCCCCTTCTTCGTTGCCCAAATACCCATCAACCGACGGTTTCGACGGTCAGACGCCCGTTGGTATAGACGCAGATATCCGCCGCGATCTGCATGGCCTGCCGGGCGATCGCCTCGGCATCCAGATCGGTCGACAGCAGGCCCCGCGCCGCGGCCAGCGCGAAATTGCCGCCGGATCCGATGGCCGCCACGTCATGCTCCGGCTCCAGCACGTCGCCCGCGCCGGTCACGACCAGCAGCTCGGTGCCGTCGGTCACGATCAGCATCGCCTCCAGGTTGCGCAGATACTTGTCCATGCGCCAATCCTTGGCCAGATCGACGCATGCGCGCTGCAACTGGCCGGGCGCGGCCTCCAGCTTCTTCTCCAGCCGCTCCAGCAGGGTGAAGGCATCGGCGGTCGATCCCGCAAAGCCCACCACCACGTCATGGCCGCCCGGCGACAGGCGGCGCACCTTGCGGGCTGTGCCCTTCATGACGGTCGGGCCCACGCTGACCTGGCCGTCGCCCGCCACGACGACCTTGCCGCCGCGGCGCACCGCCAGGATGGTGGTGCCGTGCCAGCCGGGAAATCTGTCATCTGCCATGGGGCGCTCCGTTCGTCATCCGTTGCGGGGCAGATATGGATGCCCCGCCCCGCTTGCAACCCGTTGAAAACCCCGCGCGCCCGCCCTAGCGTCCGGCCATGGCCCCGGACCTGATGCTGACCGTCTATCTGCACCCGCCGATCCTGCAGACCGCGCAGGCGGGCAGGCTGGGCATCCTGAACCGCATCCGCGCCCTGCTGGAGCCGCGCGGCTGGCAGATCGAGATCCGCCGCTCCGGCCCCCAGGCCCGGGCCGAGGCGCCGGGCCGGCCGGGCCATGCGCTTTTCAACATGGAGCGTCCGACCCATGACCGGGCGCTGACCTTCCGGTTGGCCTATCACTACCCCTATTGGCGGCTGGAGCGTCAGGCCGAACGCTGGCGCTGGTCCATCGCGCGCAGCGCCTTCGACCCCGCCCGGATCGAGGACGAGGCCGCCCGCCGTTTCGCCGCCCGGCTGCGCGCGCGGGTCCTGCCCGGGCCCGAACCGCGCCGGGGCGATCACGTGCTGATCCCGCTGCAGGGCCATATCCGCCGCCAGCGCAGCTTTCAGGCCGCAAGCCCGGTCCAGATGATCCGCCATGCCGCGGCGACGGGGCGGCCCTGCATCGCCACCCTGCACCCGCGCGAGGTTCTGGACGACCGCGACCGCCGCGCGCTGGACCGGCTGGTGCGCGACCATCCGAACCTGACCATCGGGGGCGACAGCGCGGCGCTTCTGCGCGACTGCGCCTTCGTGGTGACGCAGAACAGCTCGGTCGGGTTCGACGGGCTGATCCTGGGCAAGCCGGTGGTGCTGTTCGGCCAGTCGGATTACCACCACGTCACCCTGTCCGCCGCCGATCTGGGCGCCGAACGGGCGCTGGCCCTGGCCCCCGACCACGCCCCGCCGGTCGAGAAGTTCCTCGACTGGTTCCTGCGCCGCACCAGCCTGGACATGATGGCCCCCGATGCCGATGCGCGCCTGCTGGCGGCCATTAAAAAAGGCGGCTGGCCCGTCTGAGGGGCCGCCGCCTTTGCCGTCATCGCACAGGGATCAGACGGATTCGTCGATCCAGCTTTTCAGCGCCGCCTTGGGGGCCGCGCCCATGCGGTTCGACACGACCTCGCCGCCCTTGAACATGAACAGCGCGGGGATGCCGCGCACGCCCAGGGCCGCGGCCTGTTCGGGGTTCTCGTCGACATTGACCTTCACGATCTTGACGCGGCCGGCATATTCGTCCGACAGCTCCTCCAGCGCGGGGCCGATCTGCTTGCAGGGGCCGCACCATTCGGCCCAGAAATCGACGATGACGGGGGTGTCGGACTGACGCACTTCGGCGTCGAATTCGGCGTCGTTCACGTGCACGGTGGCCATGCTGAAGGCTCCTTCGGGATGGGCCGGCAGGGACCGGCAATCATTGATGTCCAACAGCTATGGACCCGCAGCCCCCGGGTCAAGAGGCCGTCCCGCCCCCCGTCAGGCGCGCCATCACCCCGTCCAGCAGCGCATCGGGCAGGTCCATGACGCTGCGCGACGCGGTCCACAGCACCGCCATGCGCAGCCTGCGCCCGGGCCAGATCGCCGCCAGCGCCGCGCGATAGGCGGCCATCTGGCGCAGGATCCCCTCGGGGATGCGATCCGGGCTGTCGGGCAGTTCGGCATTGGTCTTGTAGTCGATGGCGGTGATCAGATCCGGCGTCACGATCAGCCGGTCGATCACCCCGTTCAGCGTGCCCAGCCCGGCGATGGGGGCGGTCAGCGCGACCTCGGACAGGATGCGCGCGCCCTCGGGGGGGTGGATGATCGTGGCCAGGTCGGGGGCCGACAGGACCGCATCGGCCTCGGCCAGCAGGTCGTCCTGTTCCGGGCCGTCGGGCAGGCCGCCCTCGGCCCCGGCCAGGATGGCGCGGGCGATGGCGGGCCAGTCCGCGCGCGGATGGGCGGGCAGATGTTCCAGCAGCAGATGCAGCCGTGTGCCGCGCAGCATCGCCGCGTCGCGGTCGCCATCGGTCGCGGCGCCCAGCACCTTGGCCCCGCCCAGGCCGCTGGCGGCGACGGGGGCGTGGAATTCCGGCGCGGGCGGCGGCAGGCGATGGGCCCAGTCCGGCGCCTCCACCGCATCGGGGGCCGGGGCGCGTTCCTCGGCCGCCTCGGCGGGCCAGTCGCCCCAGGACAGGCGCAGCCCGGTGCCCATCCCCTCCAGCGGCAGGTCGGCGCGGTCCAGCGCGGCGCGCCCCGCGCCCTCGGCGATCATCGCGTGCCAGCTGTCCAGCCCCTCGCCCGTCTCGCCCGCGGCGGCGGCGATCAGCCAGCATTCCGCCCGCGTCATCGCGACATAGAGCAGCCGGCGGCGTTCCTCGTCCTGGCGGCGGTCGTGATCGGCCACCGCCATGGCCACCTGGTCGCAGCGATCCGCCGCCGCCCCCCGCCAGACCGGCACCCCGTCCAGCCGCACCAGGGTCTGGCGGTTGTTCGGGCGGCGCTTCTGGGTTTCCGGCAGGATGACCACGGGGCTTTCCAGACCCTTGGAGCCATGCACCGTCATCACCCGGATCAGCCCGCCGCCGCCGCCGGGCAGCTGGCGCTTGACCTCGACCTCGTCGCTGGCCAGCCAGACCAGAAAGCCGGTCAGGGACGGCGTCTCGACCTGTTCATAGGCCAGGGCCTGGGACAGCAGCTCGTCGATGCCGTCCACCGCCTCGGGGCCAAGGCGCGCCAGCAGGGCGGCGCGCCCGCCATGGCGGGTCAGCAGCCGCGCGATCAGGTCATGGGGGCGCAGATAGTCCGCCTGGCCCGCCAGGTCGTTCAGCACCGCCTGCGCGTCCTGATGGGGCGATGCGCGCAGCCGCCGCCACAGGTATTCCCGCGGCCCCCGCCCGGCCGACAGGCGATAGAGGTCATCCTCGGTCAGCCCGAACAGCGGCGATCGCAGGGCCGCGGCCAGGGACAGGTCGTCCTCGGGGGTGGCCAGGACCGACAGGGTGGCCAGGATGTCGCGCACGGCCAGCTCGCCCGCCAGGCGCAGGCGGTCGGCCCCGGCCACGGGCAGGCCCGCGGCCTTCAGCGCGCCGATCAGCGCCCCGAACAGCGCGCCGCGCCGCTGGACCAGGATCTGGATGTCGCCGGGCGCCAAGGGCCGGGCGCCGCCGCTGCGCGGATCGGGCAGGGGGCTGCCCAGCATGGCGCGGATGCGGGCGGCGATCTGGCGGGCCAGCTGCGTGTCGGCGTCGTTCTCGCCCGGGGCGTCGACGGGGCGTGTCCAGTCCTGGGGGGCGTCGTCCTCGGGCTGGGCCAAAGGCGGCCAGATGTCCACCCGGCCGGGCAGGGCCGCGCGAAAGGCCACATGCCGGGGCGGATCGCCCAAGCCCCGCGCGGCCTCGCCCTGGAAGACCGCATCCACCAGCGTCAGGATCGCGGGCGATGACCGGAAGCTGTGGGTCAGCCCGCGCTGCTGCATGGGCGCCTCGGCCGCATCGAAATCGCGGGCGAAGCGGTCGCGCATCGCCTCGAAGACCGCGATGTCGGCGCCTTGGAAGGAATAGATCGACTGTTTCGGATCGCCCACCACGAACAGGGTGCGGGGCCGGTCATGGGCGCCCGCGCCGCTGGTGAATTCGTCGGTCAGGCGGCGGATGACGCGCCATTGCTCGGGGCTGGTGTCCTGGGCCTCGTCGACCAGGATATGGTCGATGCCGCCATCCAGACGCCACAGCACCCATTGGGCCATGCTGGATTCCTCCAGCAGCTCGGCGGTGCGGCGGATCAGGTCGTCGAAATCCAGCCAGCCCTGGGCCGATTTGGCGGCCTGCATCCGGACGGCGAAGGCATGGCCGAACCGATGCAGCGCCAGGGTGCGGGTCGCGCCGCGCAGGGCCTGGGCCTGGGGGCGGGCGGCCTCGACCCGGATCATCAGCGCGTCCAGATCGGGCATGAAGGGCGCGCAGGGCCCGGCGGCCATCCCCTTGGTGGGGATCTTGCCGGTCTTGGCGGCGAAGGGCGCCGCCGCCTTGGCCCCGAACAGCAGGCAGCCCGCCAGCCGGTCCAGATCGTCCAGGCCGGGATCGCGCCAACGCACCTGCGACAGGGCCTGGGCCAGCTTGACGTCATTGGCCGAACTGCCCCGAAGGGGCGGGATCAGCGCATCGGCCAGATCGCCCTCGGCCCCCAGGAAGACCTGGGCCAGCAGGCGGTCGCCGGTCAGGCCGGGCGGCAGGTCATGGGCGGCCCAGATCGCCTCCGCATCGGGTTCGGCCGCGTAATCGGCCATCGACAGCCCGGCCAGAAACCCGTCCAGATCGTCGCCCGATTGCAGCGCGGTCAGGTCGGCCATGGCGGGATGGGCGGTTTCGGCCATATCCTCGATGATCTGGGCGCGCAGCGCGCGGGCGCTGCGGTCGTCCAGTTCGGCGAATCCCATCGGCACGCCCGCCTCCAGCGGAAAGCGGCGCAGGACGGCGGCGCAGAAGCTGTGGATGGTCTGAACCTTCAGCCCGCCCGGTGTCTCGATCGCGCGGGCGAACAGGCGGCGCGCGGCGGCCAGATCGGGATCGCCCGCCTCGCCCAGCTCGGCCAGTTCGGCGCGCAGGTCGCGGGCGGGCAGCATCGCCCACCGCCCAAGCCGCGCCAGCAGGCGGTTCTGCATCTCGGTCGCGGCGGCCTTGGTATAGGTCAGGCACAGGATGCGTTCGGGCGGCGTGCCCGCCAGCAAAAGCCGCGCCACCCGGTCGGTCAGGACCCGCGTCTTGCCCGAGCCCGCATTGGCCGTCAGCCAGGTCGACCGCTGCGGGTCGGCGGCGGCGATCTGGTTCAGCGTCGCCTCATCCATGATCGCCCACCTTTCGCGGCCGGGCCGGATCGGTCAGGGACCATTCCCCGAACCGCGCCAGATGGTCGTAATCCCCGGCATAGGTCGTCAATTGCGGCGCCCGCATCGCGGTGAAGCCCGCATCCCCCGTCAGATAGGACGCGACCAGCCGCACGAAGCCGTCCCAGGTCTCGCCCTCCAGCGCGTCGTCATGTTTTCGGGGAAAGGTCGCGCCCTCGCCGCCCAGCTGGATGTAGCGGATGCCCGCGACATCCACGGGCCCCAAGGCGTCGAAGCCGCCGCGCCGAGCCATCGCGGCCTCCAGCAGCAGCTGCTTGTCGAACTTGGCGATGGCCGCGTCACTGGGCGGGGTGCCGGACTTGTAGTCATAGACCATCACCCGCCCGTCATTCAGCAGGTCGATCCGGTCGGGCTTGGCGGTCAGGGTGAAATCCATCCCGGCCACCGGCACGCGGCCGCGGTTTTCCACGACCATCGGGCGGCCCTCGGCCAGGCGGGCCAGTTCGTCCGCGACGATGCGGTCGGCGATGCGCGCGATCCGCGCCGCCCAGAAGGCGCGGGCGGCGGGCCAAGGCACGTCGCGGGCCAGCACCGCATCGGTCAGGCGCAGGAAATCGTCGCGCAGCCGTTCGGGCGGGGGGTTGGGGGCGGGGTGGCTGTTCAGCAGCGCCTCGACGATGGCATGCAGCGTCTGGCCGCGCAGCGCATCCGGGCCGGGGCGCAGCGGCGGCAGCGGGCGCAGGCCCAAGACCCGCTTGGCATAGATCGCATAGGGGTCGCGGATCAGCAGCGCCACATCCGTCACCGGCAATTCGCGGAAGGGCGGCCCCGGCGGGATGGGCGAGGGGCGGGCCGCGGGCGGGACCGGCGCGGGGGGGCGCGACACGGCCTGGGCCATGGCCAGCCAGCGCGCGCCCCGGTCGCGCATCAGAGCCACGGCGCGCGGGCCGTCGCGGTCCGGCAGCCCGCCCATCAGGTTCAGCATCCGGTTCAGCCAGCGCGAGGGGATCGTCTCGGCCTCGGCATCGCGGCGGGCGCGGGTCAGGATCACCCGCTCGGCGGCGATGGCCTGCTGGAAGTCATGCGCGGCCAGCCCGATCTGGCGTTCCGGCAGGGGCAGGCCCGCCTGCGCCCGCATCTGGCGCGATAGCCAGGGGTCGGGGGACAAAGGCTGGGGCCAGCCGCCCTCGTTCAGGCCCGACAGGATGACGGTGCCGTGACCATAGAGCCGCGCCTCGCGCGGGCCGCGGATGCGCAGGCAGGGATGGTCCGCCACGTCCTCGCGCACGGCCTTGGCCTGCAATTCGGTGACCAGCAGGGCGCAGAAATCGGCGGGCCCCAGATCGGGGCCCAAGGGCGCATGTTCGGCCAGGTGGTCCAGCACGGCGCGCGACATCTGCCCGGCCTTGTCCTGCCACAGCAGCGATCGGGCCGCGTCGCCCCCGGGACCGGCGGCCAAGGCCTCGGTCAGCCGGATCAGCATGTCCAGCCGTTCGGGCAGCGGGCAGGGGCCGCGCTGGCGGCCAAGGGGCGTCAGGCGGTCCAGGGTCGCGGCCAGCCAATCGGCCCAGATGCGGCGCTGATCGTCGCCCTTGGCACCCCATTCGGCCAGGCAATCCGCATCGGGAAAGGCCG
Above is a genomic segment from Paracoccus aestuarii containing:
- the addB gene encoding double-strand break repair protein AddB, producing MRGLYALPPGVDFAECFVRGLMARMAHRPPEDMAAVTIFVNASPTRGALTRAFDRVGPLILPRIRSITGIDPGPLVMPDPPVPPLARRLQLGRLIDGLVRLRPDLGAGHAIPVLAQSLSQLMVEMQTEGRSLADLESIDTGDHARHWQNALAFLKIAADFHLDDPSRDRPARQRRAAEIAADAWPRGLDQPPGPVIVAGSTGSHGATRLFMQAVAALPQGAVVLPGFDFHQPAQVWDGLDQGGDDHPQARFAPLRAAGPVRLWTDDAPPSEARNRVVSLALRPAPVTDQWIAEGPDLPDLVEATRAITLIEADQPGDEAEAIALIMREAAEHGRLMTLIAADSGLIRRVTAALDRWHIRPDDSAGRPLPLTAPGLLLRQVAGLWGQPLTIDRLLILLKHPLTATGSPLLGRNEMLRQTRELELHLRRNGPAFPDADCLAEWGAKGDDQRRIWADWLAATLDRLTPLGRQRGPCPLPERLDMLIRLTEALAAGPGGDAARSLLWQDKAGQMSRAVLDHLAEHAPLGPDLGPADFCALLVTELQAKAVREDVADHPCLRIRGPREARLYGHGTVILSGLNEGGWPQPLSPDPWLSRQMRAQAGLPLPERQIGLAAHDFQQAIAAERVILTRARRDAEAETIPSRWLNRMLNLMGGLPDRDGPRAVALMRDRGARWLAMAQAVSRPPAPVPPAARPSPIPPGPPFRELPVTDVALLIRDPYAIYAKRVLGLRPLPPLRPGPDALRGQTLHAIVEALLNSHPAPNPPPERLRDDFLRLTDAVLARDVPWPAARAFWAARIARIADRIVADELARLAEGRPMVVENRGRVPVAGMDFTLTAKPDRIDLLNDGRVMVYDYKSGTPPSDAAIAKFDKQLLLEAAMARRGGFDALGPVDVAGIRYIQLGGEGATFPRKHDDALEGETWDGFVRLVASYLTGDAGFTAMRAPQLTTYAGDYDHLARFGEWSLTDPARPRKVGDHG